In Vicinamibacteria bacterium, the sequence TCACCTCCGCGCTCGTCATCGGTGTTTGGTTCGCCTTGGGGGCCTTGGTCCCCCTGGCGCCCTACATGTTCCTTGCTGCCTACCCCGCCCTGGGAGCGGCTCTAGTTCTCTCTGCTCTTGGGCTCTTCGGCATTGGTGCAGCCAAGGCCGTGCTCGCGGGCCGGAACCGATGGCGCTCGGGGCTCGAGTTCCTCAGCATCGCCGCTGGCGCCGCGGGCATCGGCTACTTATTTGGACTACTTCTGCCCGCCCATCCGTAGCTTGTGGCTGCGCGTTTCTCATCGGAGCGCTTGATCGAACGCGACCTCCGGCAGCCGATTGCCACCGAGCAAAGGCCGCCCAAGGCTGATATGGACCTGATTCGGCGTCGGTTCGTAGTAGCGTGGCATCCTGGCTCGCCCACTTGACGGGCGCTACGGCCGGGAGGGCCGGAAGTTAAGCACGTGGAAGTTCGAGACCCCCGCCGACGTCGGCGGCCGCCGCGGGAAGCGTGAACGGCATGTCGAGGACGCCGACTCCGACAACGTCCTCGGTTTGACTTCGAGGCCTGCCAAACATCGCGACAACCGTTCATCGGCTATTATGAGTGAATCGAGGACCGTGGGGTGGCGATGGCTTCACCAATTGTGACGAACTTCATGAAGCAACAGGGGTTCCCGGCGGAGCCGCCGGACGCTTGCAACATGCACTTTGCTGGACTCTACTTCCAGCCTCGAATCGTCTTCCCCCTCATCCTGGTGGGGATCACCCTGGGCTGGCTGGGGCTCCACCTCGTCGGCAGCGTCATCTTCCTCGTCCTAGCCGCGGTACTCTCGTGGAACGCGGGCCTGCCCCGGCTCAACCCCTTCGAGCTGGCCTACAACCGCTTCCGGGCTACGCCCCGCGGCATGCCCCACCTGGATCCTGCTCCCGGCCCCCGACGTTTCGCCCAAGGCATGGCCGCGACTCTTTTGCTGGGAGCGGCGATCGCCCTTCTGGTGGGAGCGCCGCTGGTCTCGGCGGTGTTGGAGGGGTTGCTGGTTGTGGCCTTCGCGGCGCTTCTCTTCGGCCGGTTCTGCCTCGGGGCCTACGTCTACCATCTCCTGCGGGGTCGCGCGGCTTTCGCCAATGCCACGCTCCCCTGGGCTCGAGGGTGACCGCGCCCCGAGGGAGTCCTGATCTTAGGTCCTCAGTCAAAGACCTTCTTGAACGGGTGTAGGAAGGTTCCCTTCACGACCCCACCAATGTCCACTTTGGGGTCGGCCAGCGTGGTCCCGACCTTGAAAGGCACGATCAACTCCCCCGTCTGGCTGTTTTCGAGCGAAGCTCTCACCATGGGGGGCACACCCTTCGCGAGGTCGCCCCGAAGAAAGGCCCGGCAGTCGGCTGAGAGGTCTCCGGCAAGGGTAAAGTAGCCGGAGCCGGTTATCCTCAAGTCCGGCCTCACCAGGACCAACCCCGTCAGGCCGACCCGCTGACCATTCAACTCAAGCTGAGCCCCCCCCGCCAAGTGCTCGACCCGCTTCAACTGGTTGAGGACGGGGGCGATGTTGAACAGGTTGATGTGCGGCAGATCCGCGCGTACCGCGAACCGATCCACTCTCAGCCGCCCCGTCCCGGCCAGGCTGGGCGCGAGTGGCGTAAGGCGGCCCCGGAAGGTCGCCTCCAGCCACGCTCTCCCCCCAAAGTGGTCGGAGTAGCCCAGCCCCCGCAGCGCGGAAAGAACGCTACTGCCCGAGACGGCCACCACCATTCTTTGCAGAGGCTGCGGGGGATCGAGAAGCAGTACCCCGCTCGCCTTCAACGTTCCCCCATGAACCGCCGCCTCCCGGACAACCAGCTCAAGCGCACCATTCCCCACCCGCAGGTCGCCCCTGAGATCCTGGATCACCAGATTCCCGACCCGCACCCGACCGCTTTCCAGGGTGCCGCTCACGGACAGGGAGTCGCCGGCGCCTGATTGGCTCAGAGCGGCCTCGACGGCGGTGAGGACCACCGTCCACCCGCTCAACTTGAACACGCGCACGACGCTTCGTCGCAGGACGATCCTTCGCGCGGGCAGGGGGAAGGCAATTTGTTCCGGCCGCCCGCCTTCTGGCCTGACCTCGACCTGGGCGTCCTCGAGGATGAGGCTCTTGAGAACGACCGTTCGCTCCCTCAGCAGCGGCCACCATTCCAGCGCGGCATAGGCGACAGGGGCGTGCAGCTTTTTGACGTTCGAGGATCCGTGAGACTCGAAGGCCACGCCCACGAGCTCGACCCGGAAGGGGTTACCCCCTATCGGCCCAAAGGACAAGGCGCCGTTACCGCTCCGCTCCAGCTCCCCTTTCAGCCAGGTTCTGAAGGCAGGCCGGGACACCACGAGCAGGTAGGCGCCCTCCGTCGTCGCCGCGGCCGCCACCACGGCCAACAGCAAGGACACCGGGCCGCTCCTCCGCACCATCGCGTGTGTGATACTCCATGATCGCGGGAGGATGTCAATCACATGCCTGGGCCTGATCAAAACAGCAAGGGAGGACCGAGAACAAAACCCGATGCTATCCCCCCGGTCGCCTTGGTCACCGGTGCCGGGGGGGCCATCGGACGCGCGATCACGGCTGCCCTGCGCGCCCGGGGCACGCAGGTGATCGCCACCGACCTGGCGCCGCCGGCCAGATTACCCACCGGGAGCGCGCCCGGACCGATGCCCCGAGCCTTGAAGCTCGACGTCACATCGGCGGCCGACGTGCGACGTGTGTTCGCGCGTGTCCTGAAGGAGTACGGCCGTCTCGACCTACTCGTGAACAACGCGGGGGCCGTCAGCCTCGCCCCCTTTGTCGAGCTGACGGAGCGGCAATGGGACGAAGCCTTCGCCGTAAACACCCGCGGTGTCTTCCTCTGCGCCCGGGCGGCAGCGCGCCACATGATCGCCCGGGGAAGCGGCGGGCGGATCGTCAACGTGAGCTCGATCGCCGCGCGAGTGGGCTTCCGTTTCCAGGCCCACTATTGCGCGGCCAAGGCAGCGGTGCTCGGCCTCACCAAGGCTCTCGCCCTAGAGCTCGCCCCCCACCACATCACCGTCAACGCTATCTGTCCCGGGGCCGTAGACACTCCCATGCTGGAGCAGGCCCTTAGGGAATCAAGCGTCCTGGCGGGACTGAGCGCGGCCGACTACCGGCGAATGGTCCTCTCCTCGATTCCCCTCGGCCGGCTCCAGACGCCCGAGGATGTGGGGAGCCTTGTCGCTTTCCTGGCCTCACCCGGCGCGTCCAACATGACCGGTGAAGCGATCAACCTGGATGGAGGCATCGTCAGGGACTAGCCGGCTAGTGCTCGTCTGGCCTCTTCCAGGGCCGCCCGGGCCCCACCGCTCGCCTGCCTTGCGCCTAGGCTTGTTCCACTCGAATGAACCAGGCGAGGCCCAACACCCACCCCACCCAGAAAAGCCAGGCCGGGAAATGCTCGGGGGTGCGAGCCTCTACGACGGCTCGTGACTCCGCCAGAAACGACGAGATCACGATGAGGCCGGCGAGGATCTCGACCGACCAGTCAAGGGGCCGGACCTGCCGGGCCCGATCCGCGGTCCAGTAGAGGTAGGTGCCTGCCCCCAGCAGGGCGAGCGAAACGACGCAGGGAGCCCACACGGGCCCGACCCAGGGGGCCGGGATGAGGAAGAGGACATCCCAGGTCCCTAGGCCCTCAGGCCAGCCGAGCACGATCTTTAGCGCCCCATAGTAGACGAGGTCCCAGATCCCGAAAAGGAGCAGGAAGGCCGCAAAACGCTCGAGGAAGTGGCGTCCTGCCAAGCGCGCGCCGGCAGCCAGGAGAAGAATGCTGGCCGCCTCACGGATGACTTCGACCGCCACGACACGGTCCCAGGTGATGAGCACGGGGAAATGGAAGCCGCTCGGATAGTAGAGCTGCCGCAGATACACAACAACCGAGGCCTCAAACCAACCCACGGCCAGGCCGAAGAGCCAGAGCCATACGTAGCGGCCGGTAGTCCCTTCCCGAACCGCGGATCCAGGTGCCATTGCCGAGCTCGTCTCCACCCCTCGATCTTCATCCCTTCGGCCGGGAAAACCAAGCGCCTCCCCCCAGGGCGCAGCCGCTCGAAACTCCATCGATGAAGCGTCTCTCATCTAGGCATGAGGGTCGAGGCAGCGAAAGCCTGGCTCCGCATCATCCAATCTGAACCGAGCCAGTGGATCTTGCGGCTCATATCGCGGCCCCCAGCATGCCGATCGGAGATCGGCCTGGTTTGCGACAATCCCTCCTGTAGGTGCCCGGATCCTGGTATCCTGGCCCCGCGGCGAGGAGGGGGCATGGCTCAGACGACGAGCAATCGACAAGCGGCGGCGAGGCTTTGGAGGCGGGGGACCATTGCCCTGACGGTGGTCCTCGCGACCGGCGCAGGGTGTCGCTCAGGGGCCCAAAAAGGCGGCCCCACGGCTCCCCGGCCTCCGGTGGACGTTCTCAAATCCTTTATCGGTCAAGACCGCGTTCTGCGCTATTACGGCAAAGAAAAGAGCGTATCCCTCAAGAAAAAGGACGTTGCCCGCCAAGGAGGAGACTGCGACGTCGCGGTTCACGTGGCGGACGGTGCATTCGAGAACGGGCGGGTGCGCCTAAGCCTCGAGGTCCTGGGTGAGCCCAATGTCTCGGGCCGGGCACGCCGGAAAGAGCGGTGCCGAACGGCCGCGCCCACCCTAAGCCTCACCGTCTCGGATTTCCAGTCCCAGGACCCTCCGGAGGAGGTCGCGGCTCGCGTCAGCCTCGTGCTTCCCGCGCCCGAGGCCTATCTGGCGGCCTACGGTATCCGCTTTGATCGGCCGGCGGTGGGCGAGGAAACCGCGGTGGCTTCCAAGGAGCCCGATGCGAGCGAGAGTGAGAGGCGGCTGGGACGCTCGGTCACGACGTGGCCGAAGGTGCTCCTCTCGGTGGAGCCGGTCCTTCGCGACCCCAACCGTAAGATCCATCAGCAAGGCGAGGTGGAGTTCGTCGCGGTCGTGGGCAGCGACGGCCGCCTGCGCAGTCCGGTGCTCAAGACCGGACTCGAGGAGAGGCACGAAGCCGTGGTGAAGCGGGCACTGGCCGCCTGGCGCCTTGATCCCGCCCGCCAGGGAGACAAGCCGGTGGCAGCCCGGATCTTGCTCCGGACCGCCCTCTTGATCGAGTAAGACCCGCACGGGCTTACCCCTCCTGAGAAGCACTCTTCCGCGGTGCGGGGGGCATTCTGCGGTCATCGTTCGTTGCTCTTGACCGTTGCCGGACAGTGGCGGCCAGGCTCCCAGGGCGCCACTCGTGTGCGTCGAACCTCCCCCGGTGGGCTGGCCCAGCAAGCCTAGCCGCGGCGCGGCTGAATAGGGCATCACGGCCTGTCCGGGACATCCCGACCCGGTTATGATGGTCGCCGAACCTTGGAGGAGAGCATGCCCAACAGCGCCCGCTGGCGCCTGAGCGTGATGATGTTTTTGGAGTACGTCATCTGGGGCTCGTGGCTGCCGCTGGTGGCCCTTTACCTGAAGGACTTCTTGCATTTCTCGGGGACCGATATCGGCTGGATCTTCGCGACCCAGGCGGTGGCCTCCGTCACGGCCGTGTTCGTGAGCGGCCAGATCGCGGATCGCTATCTCTCCACCGAGCGGTTCCTCTTCGTCAGCCACGTTGTCGGCGGCCTAGCCATGCTTGCTCTCCCCTTTCAAAAGACCTTCTGGCCGTTCTTCCTCACCATGCTCGTCCATATGCTGGTTTACGTTCCCACGCTCTCCCTCACTAACTCCATCTGTTTCCACCACTTGAAGGACTCCCAGAAGGAATTCGGGCGTGTGCGCCTCTGGGGGACGATCGGCTGGATCGCCGCCAGCTGGCCGTTCGTCTTCATCTTAAAAGGAAAGGAAGGGGCCGCCTTGGAATCGGCCCTCACCAGCATCTTCGTTGTCGCGGGCGGCGCCTCCTTGGCCCTCGCCGCGTTTTCCCTGCTCCTCCCTCCCACTCCCCCGTCGCGCGACGTCAAGAAGAGGAGTGCTCCCCTGGAGGCGATCCGACTCCTGGCTGTCCCGAGCGTTCTCGTGCTCTTCTTTGTCACCTTCATCGACGCGCTGGTCCATCAGTGCTATTTCATTTGGACGAGCCCGCTTCTCGCTGCCATCGGAGTCCCCGAGAACCTCATCATGCCCGCTATGAGCATCGGGCAGATCGCCGAGATCGCCACCATGGCCAGTTTGGGCTTTTTCCTCGCGCGGCTGGGCTGGCGCCGGACCATGGTCTTCGGAATCCTCGGCCACGTTGTCCGCTTCCTCATCTACGCCCTGGGCCGCCCGGCCTGGCTTGTCGTGGGCAGCAACATCGTTCACGGTTTCTGTTATGCCTTCTTCTTCGCGTCGGTCTACATCTTCGTTGATGAGCAGTTCCCCAAGGACGCCCGCGCAAGCGCCCAGGGCCTCTTCAACTTCCTGATCCTGGGCCTGGGGCCCTTCGCCGGGAGCCTGCTTTGGGGGACCCTGGGCGACGCTTTTCGTACGGCTGCCGGTGGGGTCGACTTCTCAAGGCTATTCCTCGTCCCCGCCTTGCTTGGGCTGGTCGCGGCCGCCCTTCTATTCCTCGGGTTCCACCCCACTCAGCCCATCCCGACCGGCAACACCAGCCCCGTTGTGGGCTGAGAAGCGGCCCCAAGGCGTGGGCGCGCCGTCCGGGGAAGGAGACCCCATGCCCCCCGGGGTGATAGAACGCGCGCGCATGCTCCTCCCGTTGACCCCTCGCCGTCGAGCTTTGAGCACAGCGCTCGGCCGGGAGGGCCCAGCCGCAGGGCGGGCAGCAGCCGAGCGGCGCGCCTAGCTCTCTACTCCCGGATCCCCCCGACGCCTCCGGCACGGGCTCGCTCGAAACGGTCCCGGGGCTTCATGTCGCGATCTTCGACAGTCCTGCCATCCCGACCGTATCGTCCTGGCCTTCCCGCTGGGGGTGTGATAACAGGGTCCCTATGCCGCCAAGCAAGCCAGGTGCTTTTCGCTTATTCCGACTGGCCGGCATCGACGTGTTTCTCCACTGGTCCTGGTTCGTGGTCGCGCTCTACGAAGTCCAGGGGGGGAGGGGCCACTACCACTCACCCGTGTGGAACGTGTTGGAGTACCTCACACTGTTTCTGATCGTGACCGTGCACGAATTTGGGCACTCCCTGGCCTGCCGGCAGTCGGGGGGCACCGCCAATCAAGTCCTGCTTTGGCCCCTTGGAGGACTGGCTTACGTCAACCCGCCGCAGCGCCCGGGCGCCACCCTATGGAGCACCGCGGCGGGGCCGCTCGTCAACGTCATCCTCATCCCTATTATCGTGTGCCTGGCCCTGCTGATCCGATACCTGGGTCTGCAAATAGTGATCCCGGATCTCGGCGTATTTGTCCGGGCTGTCGCGGAGATGAACCTGGTCCTTCTGATCTTCAACCTACTACCGGTCTATCCCCTCGATGGCGGCCAAATCCTCCGCTCCCTGCTCTGGTTCGCCCTTGGACGCGCGCGCAGCCTGACTGTGGCCACCCTTGTCGGCTTCCTGGGAGTGTTGGGGCTCGTAGCTCTCGCTGTCCTGGGCAACTACCCCATAGGGGTAAGGCTCTGGATCGGCATTATCGCGGCCTTCATGGCCCTGAATTGCTGGCGCGGCTTTCAACGTGCCCGCGTCCTCGCTCGATTGGCCGCGCTGCCGCGCCGCGAGGGGTTTGCCTGTCCTTCCTGTGGGAGCGCGCCGCCCATCGGCACGTTCTGGGCGTGCGCCCAGTGTCACAAGCAGTTCGACACCTTCGAAACACACGCGGTCTGTCCATACTGTGGGGCCCAGTTCGCGCAGACCAGCTGTGCCGATTGCGGCATTCAAAGCCCCCTGAGCGGATGGGCCGCGGCGACCGTGCCGGCACAACGATTACAGACTTAGTCAACGCGTCCACGAAATCGGGGCATCCGGTCGAGGCCGAAGCCGTACCTCCGACTACCTCGCCATGGACCCCCCGAGAGGCCGGTATCGCCTGGGCCTCACGGGACGGGCAGGATCCGTCCCGCGAGGCCCCCTGCTCGAGCTCTTTCTAGAAATGGAAGCCCAACTGCGCGCTGAAGGCACGCGGAGCTACGAAGTGGGTCCCACTGAAGGTTGAGAGGAAGTTGAAGAGCGCCACTTTGTTCGTGAGGTTGGTGACCGAGAGCCGCAGGCTCACCTTGTACCGGTCCCCGTGGAAGAGGTTGTCGTCCCCGAGGCTCGCATCGAAAAGGTGGCGCGGGCTCACACGGGTCGGGTTGTGGTCGACGTCGAAGGTGCCGGGGGCCGCGAAGACGAGCCGGGTGGCCCCCACGTTGGTCTCTTTGGCGCAACCAGCGGGAGTCAGAGGATTCGCGAGCGTCCCCACCTGGCTCCCGCAGAAGAGCCCCACGGCGGCCTGTTGATCCCCGTCGAGGAAGGCGAGCGCCGTCTGGAAGGACATGAGGTTCGGGTTGCTCGCCACGAGGCCACTGTCGTAGCGCCAGTTGAACGCGATCCAAGGCCAGTCCTTCGAGGGCTGGTACTGGATGTGGGTCGTCTGTTGGAATTTCTGGTCGTGGTCGATCCGGAAGACTTCTCCTCCCGTGACGGTCGCTCCCAAGCCTCCGATCTGCGGTGGGAAGTATCGA encodes:
- a CDS encoding DUF4395 family protein, coding for MASPIVTNFMKQQGFPAEPPDACNMHFAGLYFQPRIVFPLILVGITLGWLGLHLVGSVIFLVLAAVLSWNAGLPRLNPFELAYNRFRATPRGMPHLDPAPGPRRFAQGMAATLLLGAAIALLVGAPLVSAVLEGLLVVAFAALLFGRFCLGAYVYHLLRGRAAFANATLPWARG
- a CDS encoding SDR family NAD(P)-dependent oxidoreductase, giving the protein MPGPDQNSKGGPRTKPDAIPPVALVTGAGGAIGRAITAALRARGTQVIATDLAPPARLPTGSAPGPMPRALKLDVTSAADVRRVFARVLKEYGRLDLLVNNAGAVSLAPFVELTERQWDEAFAVNTRGVFLCARAAARHMIARGSGGRIVNVSSIAARVGFRFQAHYCAAKAAVLGLTKALALELAPHHITVNAICPGAVDTPMLEQALRESSVLAGLSAADYRRMVLSSIPLGRLQTPEDVGSLVAFLASPGASNMTGEAINLDGGIVRD
- a CDS encoding MFS transporter, yielding MPNSARWRLSVMMFLEYVIWGSWLPLVALYLKDFLHFSGTDIGWIFATQAVASVTAVFVSGQIADRYLSTERFLFVSHVVGGLAMLALPFQKTFWPFFLTMLVHMLVYVPTLSLTNSICFHHLKDSQKEFGRVRLWGTIGWIAASWPFVFILKGKEGAALESALTSIFVVAGGASLALAAFSLLLPPTPPSRDVKKRSAPLEAIRLLAVPSVLVLFFVTFIDALVHQCYFIWTSPLLAAIGVPENLIMPAMSIGQIAEIATMASLGFFLARLGWRRTMVFGILGHVVRFLIYALGRPAWLVVGSNIVHGFCYAFFFASVYIFVDEQFPKDARASAQGLFNFLILGLGPFAGSLLWGTLGDAFRTAAGGVDFSRLFLVPALLGLVAAALLFLGFHPTQPIPTGNTSPVVG
- a CDS encoding site-2 protease family protein produces the protein MPPSKPGAFRLFRLAGIDVFLHWSWFVVALYEVQGGRGHYHSPVWNVLEYLTLFLIVTVHEFGHSLACRQSGGTANQVLLWPLGGLAYVNPPQRPGATLWSTAAGPLVNVILIPIIVCLALLIRYLGLQIVIPDLGVFVRAVAEMNLVLLIFNLLPVYPLDGGQILRSLLWFALGRARSLTVATLVGFLGVLGLVALAVLGNYPIGVRLWIGIIAAFMALNCWRGFQRARVLARLAALPRREGFACPSCGSAPPIGTFWACAQCHKQFDTFETHAVCPYCGAQFAQTSCADCGIQSPLSGWAAATVPAQRLQT